The Dunckerocampus dactyliophorus isolate RoL2022-P2 chromosome 1, RoL_Ddac_1.1, whole genome shotgun sequence genome has a segment encoding these proteins:
- the adnpb gene encoding activity-dependent neuroprotector homeobox b: MFQLPVNNLGSLRKARKNVKRVLGDIGLEYCKDHLQDFKDYTPPEVYIKHTSWEDVCMWEPSHTKFQDYRSKPFCCSGCLFSSKYFSAYKSHFRNVHSEDFENNILLNCPYCTYNSNKKTLETHIKLFHMPSNTVRQGPSAGGLMMKDGLLKRPGDSVEQAVYYCKKCTYRDPLYNVVRKHIYREHFQQVAQPYIAKPGEKAQNGGTAGKPEGSNTNNVNSHQIHCKKCLFVPRTYEALVQHVIEDHERIGYQVTAMIGHTSVIVPRPKPILLIPPKTQGDKTIIGMGPKGAVMATTRPSASQQLVRVASASKPTFSPQSLLSGIKHESVGFKSGTNQPFSFGGLQGKVILPGNAQVSQQPHSAKHPFSGGSLRSPVVVSAVSSLKSSPLGARVQAAATTVASVTAKKGAPSVLGPSFTQKWKICTICNELFPENVYSSHFEKEHKAEKVPAVANYIMKIHNFTSKCLYCNRYLPSDTLLNHMLIHGLSCPHCRATFNDVEKMVAHMRLSHPDEAVGPRTDSPLTFDLTLQQGNPKNVQLIVTTYNMKDAPEESVAFHAQNHTAIPPSLSASLLSTKRLLSQHPSKPVDPVKNVPAAAVPYKRDIGKTLCPLCFSILKGPISDSLAHHLKERHQVIQTVHPVEKKLTYKCIHCLGVYTSNMTASTITLHLVHCRGVGKPHNGQDRSAHASRTGQAVKRTGFDSSDTSAPKRRRGPPGERAHPRDMNTQFEENPDEPVSLALDPKGLENESYESRKAFLTRYFNRAPYATQQEVEKLAAALWLWKSDVSGHFVNTRRKCAQECESLRPGVLLGFSMEEAGQVSHELALDGGVFDARPSKRRTTRNRLGLSELARQRRKEATASGDADSLKAKCTTQTKTINCTSPLKTPLVLSEPIAIDSDSEDESVQTLCLHVDVQRLGAEERTVEVKKISDLEDMSDEDDDEEDEEDEEGERLENGFDLAESSRGQASLPIIIPKFIPSSARRGGKQQV, from the exons ATGTTCCAGCTCCCCGTCAACAACCTGGGTAGTCTGCGCAAAGCTCGTAAAAATGTCAAGAGAGTCCTGGGAGACATTGGCCTGGAGTACTGCAAAGACCACCTCCAG GACTTTAAGGACTACACGCCGCCAGAAGTGTATATAAAGCACACCTCCTGGGAAGATGTGTGCATGTGGGAGCCATCGCACACCAAATTCCAA GACTACCGCTCCAAACCTTTCTGCTGCTCCGGCTGCCTCTTCTCGTCCAAATACTTCTCCGCATACAAGAGCCACTTCCGCAATGTCCACAGCGAAGACTTTGAGAACAACATCCTGCTCAACTGTCCCTACTGCACGTACAACAGCAACAAGAAGACGCTGGAGACACACATCAAACTCTTCCACATGCCCAGCAACACTGTGCGCCAGGGGCCCAGCGCCGGTGGCCTCATGATGAAGGATGGCCTCCTGAAGAGGCCGGGAGACAGCGTGGAGCAGGCAGTGTATTACTGTAAGAAATGCACTTACCGGGACCCTTTGTACAACGTGGTGCGAAAGCACATCTACAGAGAACACTTCCAGCAGGTGGCGCAGCCGTACATCGCAAAACCCGGAGAGAAGGCCCAAAATGGCGGCACCGCGGGAAAACCCGAGGGGAGCAACACAAACAACGTGAACAGTCATCAGATCCACTGCAAGAAGTGTCTGTTTGTCCCCAGAACCTACGAGGCACTTGTCCAACATGTCATCGAGGACCACGAGAGGATCGGCTACCAGGTGACGGCCATGATAGGCCACACCAGCGTGATCGTCCCCCGTCCCAAACCCATCCTCCTGATACCCCCGAAAACCCAAGGAGACAAGACCATCATTGGGATGGGTCCAAAGGGGGCTGTCATGGCCACCACCAGGCCTTCAGCTTCCCAGCAGCTGGTCCGAGTCGCCTCAGCATCAAAGCCCACCTTCAGTCCTCAGAGTCTCCTCTCAGGCATTAAACACGAGTCAGTGGGCTTCAAGTCAGGGACCAACCAGCCCTTTTCCTTTGGAGGCCTACAAGGGAAGGTCATCTTACCAGGGAACGCCCAGGTTTCTCAGCAGCCTCACTCTGCAAAGCATCCGTTCTCCGGAGGCAGCCTACGGAGCCCGGTGGTGGTCAGCGCCGTGTCATCCCTCAAGTCCAGCCCCCTTGGCGCTCGGGTTCAGGCAGCCGCCACCACCGTAGCCTCGGTTACAGCCAAGAAAGGCGCCCCCTCGGTCCTGGGCCCATCTTTCACGCAGAAGTGGAAGATCTGCACCATTTGCAATGAGCTCTTCCCAGAGAACGTGTACAGCTCTCACTTTGAGAAGGAGCACAAAGCGGAGAAGGTGCCCGCCGTGGCCAACTACATCATGAAGATCCACAACTTCACCAGCAAGTGTCTCTACTGCAACCGCTACCTGCCCAGCGACACCTTGTTGAACCACATGCTCATCCACGGCCTGTCCTGCCCACACTGCCGTGCCACCTTCAACGACGTGGAGAAGATGGTGGCACACATGCGCCTGTCGCACCCGGACGAGGCGGTGGGCCCTCGCACCGACTCCCCGTTGACTTTCGACCTGACACTGCAGCAGGGCAACCCGAAGAACGTTCAGCTGATCGTGACTACCTACAACATGAAAGATGCCCCGGAGGAGTCGGTGGCTTTTCACGCACAAAACCACACGGCCATTCCGCCTTCGCTGTCCGCCTCCCTGCTGTCCACCAAAAGGTTGTTATCGCAGCACCCTTCCAAACCAGTGGATCCAGTCAAGAATGTCCCAGCAGCTGCTGTACCGTACAAGAGGGACATAGGAAAGACCCTTTGTCCCCTTTGCTTCTCCATCCTCAAAGGTCCCATCTCGGACTCCTTGGCTCACCACCTAAAGGAGAGGCACCAAGTCATCCAGACGGTACACCCGGTGGAAAAGAAGCTGACCTACAAGTGTATTCACTGCCTGGGCGTGTACACCAGCAACATGACGGCCTCCACCATCACCTTACATCTCGTCCACTGTCGAGGCGTAGGGAAACCTCACAACGGCCAGGATAGGTCCGCTCATGCCTCACGAACCGGCCAGGCCGTCAAACGGACCGGCTTCGACAGCTCCGACACAAGTGCGCCAAAAAGGCGGCGGGGACCTCCCGGAGAGAGGGCGCACCCGAGAGATATGAACACTCAATTTGAGGAAAACCCAGACGAACCCGTCTCTCTAGCGTTGGACCCCAAGGGACTGGAAAACGAGTCATACGAGTCGAGGAAGGCATTCCTGACCCGCTACTTCAACCGAGCGCCGTACGCCACTCAGCAGGAGGTGGAGAAGCTGGCGGCCGCGCTCTGGCTGTGGAAGTCAGACGTCTCCGGTCACTTCGTCAACACTCGCAGGAAATGCGCGCAGGAGTGCGAAAGCCTGCGCCCTGGCGTCCTGCTCGGGTTCAGCATGGAGGAAGCGGGCCAGGTGAGCCACGAGCTGGCGTTAGATGGGGGTGTGTTTGACGCCAGACCCAGCAAAAGGAGGACGACCAGGAACCGCTTGGGGCTGTCGGAACTAGCCCGCCAGAGACGGAAGGAGGCAACGGCGAGCGGTGACGCCGACTCCTTAAAAGCCAAATGTACCACCCAAACCAAGACAATCAACTGCACCTCGCCGCTGAAAACACCCCTCGTACTTTCCGAGCCCATCGCCATCGACTCGGACAGTGAGGACGAGTCCGTGCAAACGCTCTGTCTTCATGTCGACGTCCAGCGTCTGGGTGCTGAGGAGAGAACGGTGGAAGTTAAGAAGATTTCTGATTTGGAGGACATGTCAGACGAGGACGATgacgaggaggatgaggaggatgaggaagggGAGCGCTTGGAGAACGGCTTTGATTTGGCAGAGAGCTCAAGAGGACAGGCGTCCCTGCCCATTATCATCCCCAAATTCATCCCCTCGTCCGCCAGGCGGGGCGGCAAGCAGCAggtgtga
- the dpm1 gene encoding dolichol-phosphate mannosyltransferase subunit 1 isoform X1, giving the protein MASRKSTRAKQNDGDKYSVLLPTYNERENLPLIVWLLVKYFDESGHKYEIIIIDDGSPDGTLEVAEQLQTIYGEDKILLRPRASKLGLGTAYIHGMKHASGNFIIIMDADLSHHPKFIPEFIKKQKEGDYDLVSGTRYRGNGGVYGWDLRRKLISRGANFLTQVLLRPGASDLTGSFRLYKKNALESLVERCVSKGYVFQMEMIVRARQLNYTIGEVPISFVDRVYGESKLGGNEIVSFVKGLLTLFATT; this is encoded by the exons ATGGCGAGCAGAAAAAGTACACGCGCGAAGCAAAACGACGGGGATAAATATTCAGTATTGTTGCCCACTTACAACGAGAGGGAAAATCTTCCATTGATTGTGTGGCTTTTGGTGAAATATTTCGATGAAAG TGGCCACAAATACGAGATTATTATCATTGACGACGGAAGCCCCGACGGGACATTAGAGGTGGCGGAGCAACTGCAAACAATCTATGGAGAGGACAAAATT CTTCTACGACCACGAGCGTCGAAATTGGGGCTCG gCACTGCTTACATCCACGGCATGAAGCACGCCAGCGGAAACTTCATCATTATCATGGATGCTGATCTCTCCCATCAC CCCAAATTCATCCCAGAATTTATCAA GAAGCAGAAGGAGGGTGATTACGATTTGGTGTCTGGCACTCGTTATCGAGGCAACGGCGGCGTCTACGGTTGGGACCTGCGCAGGAAGCTCATCAG CCGAGGCGCCAACTTCCTGACTCAAGTGCTGCTGAGGCCTGGTGCATCTGACCTCACCGGCAGCTTCAG ACTGTACAAGAAGAACGCCCTGGAGAGTCTGGTGGAGCGCTGCGTGTCCAAAGGTTACGTCTTCCAAATGGAGATGATCGTCCGAGCCAGACAGCTCAACTACACCATTGGAGAg GTTCCCATCTCCTTCGTAGATCGCGTCTATGGCGAGTCCAAACTCGGAGGGAACGAGATCGTGTCGTTTGTGAAAGGACTGCTTACACTCTTTGCCACCACATGA
- the dpm1 gene encoding dolichol-phosphate mannosyltransferase subunit 1 isoform X2 — MASRKSTRAKQNDGDKYSVLLPTYNERENLPLIVWLLVKYFDESGHKYEIIIIDDGSPDGTLEVAEQLQTIYGEDKILLRPRASKLGLGTAYIHGMKHASGNFIIIMDADLSHHPKFIPEFIKKQKEGDYDLVSGTRYRGNGGVYGWDLRRKLISRGANFLTQVLLRPGASDLTGSFRSGVFSTNANCTSSFTDAMSFDDCTRRTPWRVWWSAACPKVTSSKWR, encoded by the exons ATGGCGAGCAGAAAAAGTACACGCGCGAAGCAAAACGACGGGGATAAATATTCAGTATTGTTGCCCACTTACAACGAGAGGGAAAATCTTCCATTGATTGTGTGGCTTTTGGTGAAATATTTCGATGAAAG TGGCCACAAATACGAGATTATTATCATTGACGACGGAAGCCCCGACGGGACATTAGAGGTGGCGGAGCAACTGCAAACAATCTATGGAGAGGACAAAATT CTTCTACGACCACGAGCGTCGAAATTGGGGCTCG gCACTGCTTACATCCACGGCATGAAGCACGCCAGCGGAAACTTCATCATTATCATGGATGCTGATCTCTCCCATCAC CCCAAATTCATCCCAGAATTTATCAA GAAGCAGAAGGAGGGTGATTACGATTTGGTGTCTGGCACTCGTTATCGAGGCAACGGCGGCGTCTACGGTTGGGACCTGCGCAGGAAGCTCATCAG CCGAGGCGCCAACTTCCTGACTCAAGTGCTGCTGAGGCCTGGTGCATCTGACCTCACCGGCAGCTTCAGGTCAGGTGTATTCTCCACAAATGCGAATTGCACCTCCAGCTTCACAGATGCCATGTCATTTGATG ACTGTACAAGAAGAACGCCCTGGAGAGTCTGGTGGAGCGCTGCGTGTCCAAAGGTTACGTCTTCCAAATGGAGATGA